Below is a genomic region from Prochlorococcus marinus str. MIT 0918.
TGTAAAAGTCCAAACCCTCCTGAGAGGAGATAAATTCCTAGAGGTGTAATACTAAACCATGCAAAAGGTAATATTTTCCGAAGCCATAACCATCTAGAATCCAAAAGAGTTGCTAGTGTAATAATTACTATAAAAAGAATCCAAAGAGCTGGCCTCCATCTTTGTTCTACAGGAAAACTACCGTATAAAAATAAAGGAAAATTTTGTAATATTACGCTCCAATCAGCACTAGTAAATATCCAATTAAATCCTAGTATTAGGCTGAAGCTTCCTCCTAATATAATAGTTACAGTTATTATTTTATCGAATAGATTTGAAAAAATTAGCCTTCTTAATTCCTTGATTATTTTTTGTCTTATTCTCATGAGAGTTATTTTTATGGTTAATAATTTTTACGTGAATTAAGGATGCTAGAGTTAAAGAACTCCATTCCATAGCTAATAATTAGATTTAAGAACAAAAAACTTAGAAGTAATATTATAAATCCTTCTATTGATCTACCTGTTTGAGTTATTATGGTATCATTTATCGCATAAATATCTGCAAAGCCAATTGCTATTGCTAAAGTGCTATTTTTGGCCAGATTCAAATATTGACTTGTTAGCCCTGGGAGGATTGCAGGTAATGCTTGAGGAATTATTACTGTATAAAGACCTGTCCTGTCAGATAATCCAAGACTTCTAAATGCTTCCCATTGTCCAAGAGGCACAGAGTTAATTCCACCACGGACAACTTCCGCAATATACGCACCTGTAAATACACTTAGGCCAATTAATAACGCTAAAAATTCAGGGGATATTTGTAAACCATAAATATTTAAACCTTGATTGGAAATTCTGAATATATTTCCAAAGGGACTAATTACATTGGTCTTTAGGCCCAAAAAACCTACAAAATACCAAAAAAGAAGTTGTAATAATAAAGGTATTTGACGAATTAAAGTGATATAAGTTGCTGATACAAGATTAAGTAGTTTATTTTTACCTACTCTCGCTAGACCTACAAATACTCCGATAAAGGTTGCTAATAATAGAGACCCAGTAATTATCTTAAGACTGTTAATCCATCCCATAAATAAAGCCCATGCATAACTATCTGATGGAGAATATGAGAGGGGAGCGTCGGCTAAAGCAAAACCTGCTGGTTGAAATAGCCATTTAAAATTAAAACCAAGTCCAGTTCTATTTATATTTATAATAAGATTATTAATAAGGATACAGGTAAGAGAAATTATTAATAAAATAGTAAATAACTGTATTAACTTTTCACTTGATATTTTCATTTTACATTAATTAATTAAAAGGAGGAGATATAAAAAGCCCTCCATTCTTGTATAGCCTATTAAACCCTCTTGAAATAGGTACTTTACTATTTGGGCCAAGATGTCGATTGTAAATTTCACCATAATTACCGGTAGAACTTATTACCTTCACAACAAAGTCATTAGCTAATCCTATCTTTTCTCCAAGTCCTCCTTCGACGCCTAAAAATCTTCTCAATGGTTTCATTTGTGGATTGTTTTTTGCAAACTGAAGCTTTTGATTAATGTTGCTTTTTGATATCCCTAGCTCTTCAGCAAAAATGAGAGAGTAGACGACCCATCTCATTGCATCACTAAGCTTTTGGTCTTCTCCATTAGAGGCAGGAGCAAGAGGCTCTTTGCTTAGTATATCGCTAAGTATAATGTGGTTTTTTGGATTTTTAAAACCAGACCTTGCAGCTGCCAATTGAGAACGATCTGATGTCATTGCTGTACATCTACCTTGCAAATAACCTGCCACTACTTGATTCAGGTCTTGATACTTAATAGGTGTATAAGGAAGTAATAATGCTTCAAATGCATCATTAATATTTTGTTCTGTTGTTGTACCTGAACCAACGCAAATTGCTTTATTTGAAAGCTGTTTAATGCTTTTTATACCACTACTTTTCTTAACCATTAGGCCTTGGCCATCATGAAAAATAACAGGTGCAAATGTTAATCCGTTCCCTCCTGT
It encodes:
- a CDS encoding amino acid ABC transporter substrate-binding protein, which gives rise to MQRFISGIMSLSILMSGCATTNDENFSRLGLIKKRDSLICGVSGKIPGFSFLESDGSLQGLDVDICKAFAAAFLGDSKKVEYRPLTAAERFTAIRTGEIDLLSRNTTFNLSRDATGGNGLTFAPVIFHDGQGLMVKKSSGIKSIKQLSNKAICVGSGTTTEQNINDAFEALLLPYTPIKYQDLNQVVAGYLQGRCTAMTSDRSQLAAARSGFKNPKNHIILSDILSKEPLAPASNGEDQKLSDAMRWVVYSLIFAEELGISKSNINQKLQFAKNNPQMKPLRRFLGVEGGLGEKIGLANDFVVKVISSTGNYGEIYNRHLGPNSKVPISRGFNRLYKNGGLFISPPFN
- a CDS encoding ABC transporter permease subunit (The N-terminal region of this protein, as described by TIGR01726, is a three transmembrane segment that identifies a subfamily of ABC transporter permease subunits, which specificities that include histidine, arginine, glutamine, glutamate, L-cystine (sic), the opines (in Agrobacterium) octopine and nopaline, etc.) gives rise to the protein MKISSEKLIQLFTILLIISLTCILINNLIININRTGLGFNFKWLFQPAGFALADAPLSYSPSDSYAWALFMGWINSLKIITGSLLLATFIGVFVGLARVGKNKLLNLVSATYITLIRQIPLLLQLLFWYFVGFLGLKTNVISPFGNIFRISNQGLNIYGLQISPEFLALLIGLSVFTGAYIAEVVRGGINSVPLGQWEAFRSLGLSDRTGLYTVIIPQALPAILPGLTSQYLNLAKNSTLAIAIGFADIYAINDTIITQTGRSIEGFIILLLSFLFLNLIISYGMEFFNSSILNSRKNY